A stretch of the Ochrobactrum sp. BTU1 genome encodes the following:
- a CDS encoding ABC transporter ATP-binding protein has protein sequence MARLKIASVSKAFNEFQALSEVSLDVKDCEFVAILGPSGCGKTTLLRMIAGFEDVDGGEIHIGDSRVSHVDGNVPPEKRQVGIVFQNYALWPHMTVAENVGYSLRVAKVAKAEREARVRQALALVDLDGFGDRRPANLSGGQRQRVALARCLVAAPSLVLFDEPLANLDVHLRASMEDEFAAFHKRTGTTIIYITHDQAEAMALADRIAVLDHGKLQQFDTPRKLYEEPASEMVASFIAHGMVLPAEVVSFAQAGHCEALVLGSRAEVRCSGIEMPRANAQLCIRAEDLALTETGGIPVRVKRSVYRGGGSRIEANPLTKPDIHLHFEVRDPVRLEEGDEVRIAIRGGWIIPTDEMPVRKVSTGFPIGNKI, from the coding sequence ATGGCGCGACTGAAAATCGCTTCTGTTTCCAAGGCCTTCAACGAGTTTCAGGCCCTGTCTGAAGTGTCGCTCGATGTGAAGGACTGCGAGTTCGTTGCCATTCTCGGACCATCGGGCTGCGGCAAGACCACGCTTCTGCGGATGATTGCAGGTTTTGAAGATGTTGACGGCGGCGAAATCCATATTGGGGACAGCCGCGTTTCTCATGTTGACGGCAACGTGCCACCGGAAAAGCGGCAGGTTGGCATCGTCTTCCAGAATTATGCGCTGTGGCCGCATATGACGGTCGCTGAGAATGTCGGCTATAGTCTGCGAGTGGCAAAGGTTGCCAAAGCCGAGCGCGAGGCCCGCGTCCGCCAAGCGCTGGCGCTGGTCGATCTGGACGGTTTTGGTGATCGCCGCCCGGCCAATCTTTCGGGTGGTCAGCGGCAGCGTGTGGCTTTGGCTCGCTGTCTGGTAGCAGCCCCTTCGCTGGTCTTGTTTGACGAACCGCTTGCCAATCTTGATGTGCATTTGCGTGCTTCGATGGAAGACGAGTTTGCGGCTTTCCACAAGCGCACCGGTACGACGATTATTTACATCACGCATGACCAGGCCGAGGCCATGGCGCTTGCTGACCGGATTGCAGTTCTCGATCACGGCAAGCTTCAGCAGTTCGATACGCCGCGCAAGCTTTACGAGGAACCGGCCAGTGAAATGGTCGCGTCCTTCATCGCGCATGGCATGGTTCTGCCTGCGGAGGTCGTGTCCTTTGCGCAGGCGGGACATTGTGAGGCGCTGGTGCTGGGAAGCCGTGCTGAGGTGCGTTGTTCCGGCATTGAAATGCCGCGTGCCAATGCGCAGCTCTGCATTCGCGCAGAAGATCTGGCATTGACTGAAACCGGCGGCATCCCTGTGCGGGTCAAGCGTTCAGTCTATCGCGGTGGCGGTTCGCGCATCGAGGCAAATCCGCTCACCAAGCCGGATATTCACCTGCATTTCGAAGTGCGCGATCCGGTAAGACTGGAAGAAGGCGATGAGGTTCGCATCGCTATTCGCGGTGGCTGGATCATTCCCACCGATGAAATGCCGGTGAGAAAAGTCTCAACCGGCTTTCCAATCGGTAACAAGATTTAG
- a CDS encoding ABC transporter substrate-binding protein: protein MTKMLKRATAIPALLALSMAVAQADTLTLYTSQPEADATKTVEAFRKANPDTDVQIFRSGTSELLTKLAAEFSAGAPQPDVLLIADAVTMEGLKKDKRLLPYTDAKVDGFAADSYDADKTYFGSKLITTGIAYNTGASQKPEHWADLAKVDYKGQVVMPSPLYSGAAAYLLSGFALNKDLGWDYFKNLKSNELASVKGNGAVLKSVASGEKPYGILVDFMALNAKAKGSPIEFVFPSEGVPAVTEPVAIMATAKNVDGAKKFVDFILSDDGQKLALEQGYLPAKDGVGRPAWLPEGTKINIMSIDTQKVLDQTDADKKQFSELFGG from the coding sequence ATGACCAAGATGTTGAAGCGGGCTACGGCCATTCCAGCTCTTCTTGCTCTGTCCATGGCTGTCGCACAGGCTGACACGCTGACGCTTTACACGTCGCAGCCGGAAGCCGATGCGACCAAGACGGTTGAAGCTTTCCGCAAGGCCAATCCGGACACGGATGTGCAGATTTTCCGTTCGGGAACGAGCGAACTCCTCACCAAGCTTGCCGCTGAATTTTCAGCTGGCGCGCCACAGCCTGACGTTCTGCTGATCGCTGATGCGGTGACGATGGAAGGTCTCAAGAAGGACAAGCGCCTTCTGCCTTACACGGACGCCAAGGTTGATGGTTTTGCTGCGGATAGCTATGACGCCGACAAGACCTATTTCGGCTCCAAGCTGATCACCACCGGTATCGCTTATAATACCGGTGCAAGCCAGAAGCCTGAACATTGGGCCGATCTCGCAAAGGTTGACTATAAGGGCCAGGTTGTCATGCCAAGCCCGCTTTATTCGGGTGCTGCGGCCTATCTCCTGAGCGGTTTCGCGCTCAACAAGGATCTCGGCTGGGATTATTTCAAGAACCTCAAGTCCAATGAACTGGCAAGCGTCAAGGGCAATGGCGCGGTTCTGAAGTCGGTTGCAAGTGGCGAAAAGCCATATGGCATTCTCGTTGACTTCATGGCGCTCAATGCCAAGGCCAAGGGTTCGCCGATCGAGTTCGTCTTCCCGTCGGAAGGTGTGCCTGCCGTGACCGAACCCGTTGCGATCATGGCGACCGCCAAGAACGTCGATGGTGCCAAGAAGTTCGTTGATTTTATCCTGTCGGACGATGGCCAGAAGCTGGCACTTGAGCAGGGCTATCTGCCTGCCAAGGACGGCGTCGGTCGCCCTGCATGGCTGCCGGAAGGCACCAAGATCAACATCATGTCTATCGACACTCAGAAGGTTCTCGATCAGACTGATGCCGACAAGAAGCAGTTCTCCGAGCTGTTTGGCGGATAA
- a CDS encoding iron ABC transporter permease, with protein MRMFRDLQGRDTALIVGVTLIVAVLSLSPMARLLVELVAPQGQLSTSVLSETLSSRSTWIATWHSLQIGIGGTLLALVFGIIAALLVGLTDMRGRNVFVLFYVTPLLIAPQVTALAWLQLFGPSSQFLKIIGMAPPLGSRNPLYSVWGIIFLLGVQYGPLVFLIARAGLRKLPRELVEAGLSAGASKWTVLRTIILPLMTPSIIGAAALAFVSCVGNFGIPAFLGIPSNYLVLPTLIYQRLAGGGPAVLSSVAVLSVLIGLIALAGIAAQDYASRRRDFRIVSTSLPAAPFALGVWRVWAELAAWLLIVIVLFLPLIGLTLSALVPAYGVPLTFATATLENFRFVMLEHSGSARAFGNSLMLSFAAAVFAVLIAVPLAYMLAWRKRRWTPILNFAAEMPYALPGVVLAIACLLMFLKPLPVVGVSLYNTLWIILFAYLARFFVLALRPTVAGLHQIDRALEEAARIAGAGLFYRLRTIIFPLVAPATLAGGVLIFMTAFCELTVSALLWASGSETLGVVMFSFEQAGDSAYAAAISILAVAVTFMLMLATNLFARRLPNGVLPWRD; from the coding sequence ATGCGGATGTTTCGAGATCTTCAGGGCCGTGATACGGCCCTGATTGTTGGTGTAACGCTGATTGTTGCGGTGCTGTCGCTCTCACCGATGGCGCGTCTGCTTGTTGAGCTTGTTGCGCCGCAGGGACAGCTTTCGACATCCGTTCTTTCTGAAACATTGAGCAGCCGCTCGACATGGATTGCCACATGGCATTCTCTGCAGATCGGTATTGGCGGCACGCTGCTGGCGTTGGTATTTGGCATTATTGCGGCGTTGCTCGTCGGCCTCACAGACATGCGCGGGCGCAATGTCTTTGTGCTATTTTATGTGACCCCGCTGCTGATTGCCCCGCAGGTGACAGCGCTGGCTTGGCTCCAGCTTTTCGGGCCTTCCAGCCAGTTCCTCAAGATCATTGGCATGGCGCCGCCGCTGGGAAGCCGCAATCCGCTCTATTCCGTCTGGGGCATTATCTTTCTGCTGGGCGTGCAATATGGACCGCTGGTCTTTCTGATTGCGCGCGCTGGTCTGCGCAAGCTTCCACGCGAGCTGGTGGAGGCCGGTCTGAGTGCCGGTGCCAGCAAATGGACCGTTCTGCGAACCATCATTCTGCCGCTGATGACGCCATCGATCATCGGTGCTGCTGCCTTGGCTTTCGTGTCGTGCGTCGGCAATTTCGGCATCCCGGCGTTTCTGGGGATTCCATCGAATTACCTCGTTTTGCCAACGTTGATTTATCAGCGTCTTGCGGGCGGTGGGCCAGCGGTGCTCTCCAGCGTCGCGGTGCTTTCTGTGCTGATCGGTCTGATCGCCTTGGCAGGGATCGCAGCACAGGATTATGCCTCGCGCCGTCGCGATTTCCGCATCGTTTCAACGTCGCTTCCAGCTGCACCTTTTGCGCTTGGCGTATGGCGTGTGTGGGCGGAACTGGCTGCTTGGCTGTTGATCGTGATCGTGCTGTTTCTGCCGCTGATCGGTTTGACGCTTTCAGCACTGGTTCCGGCCTATGGCGTGCCGCTTACATTTGCGACGGCAACGCTTGAAAATTTCCGCTTTGTGATGCTTGAACACAGCGGTTCAGCCCGCGCTTTTGGCAATAGCCTGATGCTGTCCTTTGCGGCGGCTGTTTTTGCTGTGCTGATTGCGGTTCCGCTTGCCTATATGCTCGCTTGGCGCAAACGGCGCTGGACGCCGATCCTCAATTTTGCAGCCGAGATGCCCTATGCGTTACCGGGCGTGGTGCTGGCCATCGCCTGTCTGCTGATGTTCTTAAAGCCGCTGCCGGTGGTGGGTGTCAGTCTCTATAATACCCTCTGGATCATCCTGTTTGCCTATCTTGCGCGCTTCTTCGTGCTGGCGCTGCGGCCAACGGTTGCTGGCCTCCACCAGATTGACCGTGCGCTGGAAGAAGCCGCGCGAATTGCAGGTGCTGGTCTTTTCTATCGGCTCAGGACCATTATATTTCCTCTTGTCGCACCAGCGACGCTTGCAGGCGGCGTGCTCATTTTCATGACCGCATTCTGTGAGCTGACGGTTTCAGCGCTTCTCTGGGCGTCGGGATCGGAAACGCTGGGCGTGGTGATGTTTTCTTTTGAACAGGCGGGCGATTCCGCCTATGCGGCTGCCATATCCATTCTGGCCGTTGCGGTGACATTCATGCTGATGCTTGCAACAAATCTGTTTGCGCGGCGTCTTCCAAACGGGGTGCTGCCATGGCGCGACTGA